A window of the Trichoderma asperellum chromosome 6, complete sequence genome harbors these coding sequences:
- a CDS encoding uncharacterized protein (EggNog:ENOG41): MAFESTIKKIVWYGQGARLGSRVLLRIAALKKYDITFIGRKEPSEYKNVPEGIPIVQIDLKDHKSLVNALTGADAVVVFTQFNPGGDLDIVQIALINAAIEAGVKLFVPSEWAPDTAGGNGATIARIGPNTLPPNPAVATKRAVHNYLMARSAANQIDFVSLHVGNLLINLSAFASLDMNKRTASLGDDGHGLISVSSIDTLTRGLDSLLTKYPKLKNDFFYICDGETNLQRIVKTFQEASETKEPWKITSFSIAERKRQADENMRNGIFTNREFAAVLTFPFTGGLTVWQNPDNESLGLEPPSDEKAQKVVDDFVQNSISRGYVS; the protein is encoded by the exons ATGGCATTTGAATCTACCATCAAGAAAATCGTCTGGTATGGC CAAGGAGCCAGACTCGGCAGTCGAGTTTTGCTGCGCATTGCTGCACTCAAGAAATACGACATTACTTTCATCGGTCGCAAAGAACCGTCTGAGTACAAGAATGTACCAGAAGGCATTCCTATCGTACAAATAGACTTGAAGGACCATAAAAGTCTTGTCAATGCATTGACGGGGGCTGATGCCGTTGTCGTGTTCACTCAATTCAATCCAGGCGGAGATCTCGACATTGTTCAGATTGCGCTCATCAATGCAGCTATAGAGGCTGGAGTAAAGCTCTTTGTGCCTTCAGAATGGGCGCCCGATACTGCAGGTGGAAATGGGGCAACGATTGCAAGAATTGGACCAAACACTTTGCCTCCCAATCCTGCCGTCGCAACAAAGAGGGCAGTTCATAATTACCTGATGGCTAGATCTGCTGCAAACCAGATTGACTTTGTAAGCCTACATGTTGGCAACCTTCTGATAA ATCTAAGTGCTTTTGCGTCTTTGGACATGAACAAACGTACTGCCTCGCTTGGCGACGATGGCCATGGACTCATCTCCGTCTCCAGTATCGACACGCTCACGAGAGGTCTCGACAGTCTTTTGACCAAATATCCAAAGCTTAAGAACGACTTCTTCTACATCTGCGACGGCGAAACTAACCTGCAGCGTATCGTGAAAACCTTTCAGGAGGCTTCAGAGACCAAGGAGCCATGGAAAATCACTTCGTTTTCAATCGCCGAGAGAAAGCGGCAAGCAGATGAGAATATGCGCAACGGAATATTCACCAATAGAGAATTCGCGGCTGTTCTTACTTTTCCATTTACTGGTGGTTTGACAGTCTGGCAGAATCCCGACAATGAAAGCCTTGGCTTGGAGCCACCTAGCGACGAAAAGGCTCAGAAGGTTGTTGATGACTTTGTACAAAATTCGATATCAAGGGGATATGTCAGTTAG